The proteins below come from a single Halomonas binhaiensis genomic window:
- the rpiB gene encoding ribose 5-phosphate isomerase B, translating into MSDTASSLKVAIGGDEAAFALKEILIAHMQEQGYQVEDFGTFNAEPILYPDVAIEVATAIKEGRFDRGVLVCGTGIGVAISANKVPGIRAAQAHDTYSAGKARTSNDAQIVTLGARVVGPELAKDIVTTFLGKSFPGGPSAEKVAKIHEYEERLAGPSSSGAPSPEA; encoded by the coding sequence ATGTCTGATACTGCGTCTTCCTTGAAGGTTGCCATTGGTGGTGATGAGGCGGCCTTCGCTCTCAAGGAAATTCTGATTGCGCATATGCAGGAGCAGGGCTACCAGGTTGAAGATTTTGGTACCTTCAATGCTGAGCCGATCCTGTACCCCGATGTGGCCATCGAGGTGGCGACTGCGATCAAGGAAGGGCGCTTCGATCGCGGCGTGCTGGTATGCGGCACGGGCATTGGCGTGGCGATTTCGGCCAACAAGGTGCCAGGCATTCGTGCGGCCCAGGCTCACGATACGTATTCGGCGGGCAAGGCTCGTACCAGCAATGATGCCCAGATCGTGACGCTGGGGGCTCGAGTCGTAGGGCCGGAGCTGGCCAAGGATATCGTCACCACCTTCCTCGGCAAGTCATTTCCGGGTGGGCCATCCGCCGAGAAGGTCGCCAAGATTCATGAATATGAAGAGCGTCTCGCGGGGCCTTCTTCATCAGGAGCACCTTCACCAGAGGCATAA
- the tal gene encoding transaldolase — MSCLDALRQHSLVVADTGDLDAIKRYQPQDATTNPSLILKAFKLPGYQELINDVLGQIDNSGTLADRASRAVDHLSVAMGSEIAAHIPGRISTEVSARLSFDTQASIRKAHELIERYQQRGIGRDRVLIKLASTWEGIRAAEVLEKEGIQCNLTLLFSDAQAQACFDAGVFLISPFVGRVSDYYKQATGKTFQADEDPGVRFVRSVCQRASSGGYSTVLMGASFRSVEQVLALSGCPRLTIAPELLEQLASSQGNAARAIPSTEPFSPLAQPIGHSDFLWHHNADAMAVDRLADGIRRFAEDQSKLEALIAERLAKP, encoded by the coding sequence ATGTCATGCCTCGATGCCCTGCGCCAGCATTCCCTCGTTGTCGCCGACACCGGCGACCTCGACGCCATCAAGCGTTATCAGCCGCAGGATGCCACCACCAACCCATCGCTGATCCTCAAGGCCTTCAAGCTCCCCGGCTATCAAGAGCTGATCAATGACGTTCTCGGCCAGATAGACAACAGTGGCACTCTGGCGGACAGGGCAAGCCGGGCGGTGGATCACTTGTCCGTTGCCATGGGCAGCGAGATTGCCGCCCACATCCCTGGTCGCATTTCCACCGAAGTCTCGGCACGGCTTTCCTTCGATACCCAGGCCAGCATTCGCAAGGCCCACGAACTGATCGAGCGCTATCAGCAGCGAGGCATTGGGCGTGATCGGGTACTGATCAAGCTGGCCTCCACCTGGGAGGGTATTCGTGCAGCGGAGGTGCTGGAGAAGGAAGGTATTCAGTGCAACCTGACCCTGCTGTTCAGCGATGCCCAGGCTCAGGCCTGTTTCGATGCAGGCGTGTTCCTGATTTCTCCCTTTGTTGGCCGGGTCAGTGATTACTACAAGCAGGCCACAGGCAAGACATTCCAGGCTGACGAAGATCCCGGCGTGCGCTTCGTGCGCAGCGTATGCCAACGCGCCAGCAGCGGTGGCTACTCCACTGTCTTGATGGGCGCCAGCTTCCGTAGCGTGGAGCAGGTCCTGGCTCTGTCTGGCTGCCCACGACTGACGATTGCGCCGGAACTGCTGGAGCAGCTGGCCTCCAGCCAGGGCAATGCCGCTCGGGCCATCCCCTCCACCGAGCCCTTCTCACCGCTTGCTCAACCTATCGGACACAGCGACTTCCTGTGGCACCACAACGCCGATGCCATGGCCGTGGACCGCCTTGCCGACGGCATTCGCCGCTTTGCCGAAGACCAGAGCAAACTCGAAGCCCTGATCGCAGAACGACTCGCGAAGCCGTAA
- the tkt gene encoding transketolase — protein sequence MTIRFQLANAIRALSMDAVQKANSGHPGAPMGMADIAEVLWNDYLVHNPNDPKWADRDRFVLSNGHGSMLLYSLLHLTGYEDMSLEELQNFRQLHAKTAGHPEYGYAGGIETTTGPLGQGLANAVGMAMAERTLGAQFNRPGHDIVDHYTYCFLGDGCLMEGISHEVASLAGTHKLGKLIAFYDDNGISIDGEVEGWFTDDTAKRFEAYGWHVVPAVDGHKPEEIKAAIDMARTQDDRPSLIICKTVIGFGAPNKQGKEDCHGSPLGEAEVAAAREQLDWPHAPFHIPEPIYQAWDALEKGRAAQEAWQTRFDRYAEAHPELAKEFLRRMQGKLPSELPTEAMLQKAQDDAESIASRKASLNCLNTLGPALPELLGGSADLAPSNLTFWNGAKAITGELSTHPAAGSSQNPAAGAFDGNYLHYGVREFGMAAIMNGIALHGGFIPYGATFLIFMEYMRNAVRMAALMGKQAIYVFTHDSIGLGEDGPTHQPIEQLTSLRTTPNLSTWRPCDATETAAAWGAAIKRQSGPTALILSRQNLPHQPRTKQQLADIQRGGYVLKHEADTHQGKPELILIATGSEVTLAMDAAAELEKQGRAVRVVSMACCDVFDQQDAGYRESVMPNAVRARLAVEASHRDYWSKYVGLDGDVVGMTTFGESAPAGELFKHFGFSVENVVKKALALVS from the coding sequence ATGACGATTCGATTCCAGCTTGCCAATGCCATTCGCGCTCTATCCATGGATGCCGTCCAGAAGGCCAACTCCGGCCACCCTGGCGCCCCCATGGGTATGGCTGACATCGCTGAAGTGCTGTGGAACGATTACCTTGTCCACAACCCGAACGATCCCAAGTGGGCCGATCGTGACCGCTTCGTGCTGTCCAACGGCCACGGCTCCATGCTGTTGTACTCCTTGCTCCATCTGACCGGCTATGAGGACATGAGCCTCGAAGAGCTGCAGAACTTCCGCCAGCTCCATGCCAAGACCGCCGGTCACCCCGAATACGGCTACGCCGGTGGCATCGAAACCACCACCGGCCCTCTCGGCCAGGGCCTGGCCAATGCCGTCGGCATGGCCATGGCCGAACGCACCCTCGGCGCTCAATTCAACCGCCCTGGCCATGACATCGTCGATCACTACACCTACTGCTTCCTCGGCGATGGCTGCCTGATGGAAGGCATTTCCCACGAAGTGGCTTCCCTGGCCGGAACCCACAAGCTGGGCAAGCTGATCGCCTTCTATGACGACAACGGCATCTCCATCGATGGCGAAGTCGAAGGCTGGTTCACCGACGACACGGCCAAGCGTTTCGAAGCCTACGGCTGGCACGTGGTGCCTGCTGTCGATGGCCACAAGCCGGAAGAGATCAAGGCCGCCATCGACATGGCCCGGACTCAGGACGACCGCCCCAGCCTGATCATCTGCAAGACCGTGATCGGTTTCGGCGCACCCAACAAGCAGGGCAAGGAAGATTGCCATGGCTCGCCGCTGGGCGAGGCCGAAGTCGCCGCTGCACGTGAACAGCTCGATTGGCCCCATGCGCCCTTCCATATCCCCGAGCCGATCTACCAAGCCTGGGATGCCCTGGAGAAAGGCCGGGCGGCCCAAGAGGCCTGGCAGACCCGCTTCGACCGCTACGCCGAAGCGCACCCGGAATTGGCCAAGGAATTCCTGCGCCGCATGCAGGGCAAACTGCCCAGCGAACTGCCTACCGAGGCCATGCTGCAGAAGGCTCAGGACGACGCGGAAAGCATCGCCTCACGCAAGGCCTCGCTCAACTGCCTCAACACCTTGGGCCCGGCCCTGCCCGAGCTGCTCGGTGGCAGTGCTGACCTGGCACCGTCCAACCTGACGTTCTGGAACGGCGCCAAGGCCATCACTGGCGAGCTTTCTACACATCCTGCCGCAGGTTCTTCCCAAAACCCCGCCGCAGGCGCTTTCGACGGCAACTACCTGCACTACGGGGTACGCGAGTTCGGCATGGCGGCGATCATGAATGGCATCGCCCTGCATGGTGGCTTCATCCCCTATGGCGCGACCTTCCTGATCTTCATGGAATACATGCGCAACGCCGTGCGCATGGCGGCGCTGATGGGCAAGCAGGCCATCTATGTGTTCACCCATGATTCCATTGGTCTGGGTGAAGACGGCCCGACTCACCAGCCCATCGAGCAACTGACCAGCCTGCGCACAACACCAAATCTCAGCACCTGGCGTCCCTGCGATGCCACCGAGACCGCCGCGGCCTGGGGGGCGGCCATCAAGCGTCAATCCGGCCCCACCGCCTTGATCCTGTCGCGCCAGAACCTGCCGCATCAGCCGCGCACCAAGCAGCAATTGGCCGACATCCAGCGCGGTGGCTATGTGCTCAAGCACGAGGCCGATACACACCAGGGCAAGCCGGAGCTGATCCTGATTGCCACCGGTTCCGAAGTGACCCTGGCCATGGACGCTGCGGCCGAACTGGAAAAGCAAGGCCGTGCAGTGCGCGTGGTGTCGATGGCTTGCTGCGATGTGTTCGATCAGCAGGATGCTGGCTACCGCGAATCTGTAATGCCTAACGCGGTACGTGCACGCCTGGCCGTAGAGGCCAGCCACCGCGACTACTGGAGCAAATACGTCGGCCTCGATGGCGATGTCGTGGGCATGACCACCTTCGGTGAATCCGCCCCAGCGGGCGAACTGTTCAAGCACTTCGGCTTCAGCGTCGAGAATGTAGTGAAAAAGGCGCTAGCCCTAGTGAGCTGA
- a CDS encoding 6,7-dimethyl-8-ribityllumazine synthase, translated as MNQPNASQTPRIAFIQASWHDDIVGRARESFIATLAEKHAIDASQVDVFSVAGAYEIPLQAKMLAKSGRYSAIVGAGFVVDGGIYRHDFVAQAVIDGMMKVQLDTEVPVLSVVLTPHHFHEHAVHTEFFHEHFVVKGREAADACALTLENQRKLQQLFV; from the coding sequence ATGAATCAGCCTAATGCTAGTCAAACTCCCCGCATCGCCTTCATCCAGGCCAGCTGGCATGACGATATCGTCGGCCGTGCACGGGAATCCTTCATTGCCACCCTGGCCGAAAAGCATGCCATCGACGCTTCCCAGGTCGATGTATTCAGCGTTGCTGGTGCCTACGAGATTCCGCTTCAGGCCAAGATGCTGGCCAAGAGCGGCCGTTATTCCGCCATCGTTGGCGCCGGCTTCGTCGTGGATGGCGGTATCTATCGTCATGATTTCGTCGCCCAGGCAGTCATCGACGGCATGATGAAGGTCCAGCTCGACACCGAAGTCCCGGTGCTCTCCGTGGTGCTGACTCCCCACCACTTCCATGAGCATGCCGTGCACACCGAGTTCTTCCACGAGCACTTTGTGGTCAAGGGACGTGAAGCCGCCGATGCCTGCGCCTTGACGCTGGAAAACCAGCGCAAGCTCCAGCAGCTGTTCGTGTGA
- a CDS encoding glycerol-3-phosphate dehydrogenase, with amino-acid sequence MSEQDPLYDLLVIGGGINGAGFAQDAAGRGLSVVLCEKDDLAQGTSSRSGKLVHGGLRYLEYYEFRLVREALRERSVLLKKAPHIIWPMRFVLPHSPEQRPAWLIRAGLFLYDHLGGKDDLLPGSRSLNMLRCPEGQAIKDDFPKGFEYADCWVDDARLVILNALDAQRLGAKVHTRASCASAVRQGDYWQVELSCRHPDGGLESNGETIRLRARAVINAAGPWVDQVLKGALGNVDKVDAGEVSAGEVNTGKVNIDKGNADKGRVDKSEADRDRVKLVKGSHIIVPKRYATANSYLLQNDDKRVIFVNPYEGDKLLVGTTDIVYEGDPDKVAIDDNEIDYLLGVVNRYFAEPYSRDDILDSFSGIRPLFDDSRENPSAVTRDYVFDITDEDGKAPLLSVFGGKITTYRKLAEHGLEKLRPYFPEMGEAWNDASPLPGGDMPGADFDAFLAGLEHDYPWLEHATLKRYARLYGTIARQILGEAKGYEDLGEQLGADLYAREARYLMEQEWACTAEDMLERRTKLYLVMNDEEVARVRAWAKAQKSAADRVTIKEKRRVVSE; translated from the coding sequence ATGAGCGAACAAGATCCTCTCTATGACCTGCTGGTGATCGGCGGAGGCATCAACGGTGCGGGTTTCGCCCAGGATGCGGCAGGGCGAGGGCTCTCCGTGGTGTTGTGTGAAAAGGACGACCTGGCCCAGGGCACCTCATCACGTAGCGGAAAGCTGGTGCATGGCGGGCTGCGTTACCTGGAATACTACGAGTTTCGACTGGTGCGGGAGGCCTTGCGAGAGCGCAGTGTGTTGTTGAAGAAAGCGCCACATATCATCTGGCCGATGCGTTTCGTGTTACCTCATAGCCCCGAACAGCGCCCCGCCTGGCTGATTCGCGCAGGCCTGTTTCTCTACGATCACCTGGGGGGCAAGGATGACCTGTTGCCCGGCAGTCGCAGTCTGAACATGCTGCGCTGCCCCGAAGGCCAGGCGATCAAGGACGATTTTCCCAAGGGCTTTGAGTATGCGGACTGCTGGGTCGATGATGCTCGGCTGGTGATACTCAACGCCCTGGATGCCCAGCGCCTAGGGGCCAAGGTTCATACCCGTGCGTCCTGTGCTTCTGCCGTGCGTCAGGGCGACTACTGGCAGGTCGAACTGAGCTGCCGTCATCCTGACGGAGGTCTCGAATCAAATGGAGAGACCATTCGGCTACGCGCCAGAGCGGTGATCAATGCTGCGGGACCCTGGGTGGATCAGGTGCTCAAGGGAGCCCTGGGTAACGTAGACAAAGTCGATGCAGGCGAAGTTAGTGCAGGCGAAGTTAATACAGGCAAAGTTAATATAGACAAGGGCAATGCAGACAAAGGGCGTGTGGACAAGAGCGAAGCCGACAGAGATCGCGTCAAGCTGGTCAAGGGCAGTCACATCATTGTGCCCAAGCGCTATGCCACCGCAAACTCCTACCTGCTGCAGAACGATGACAAGAGGGTGATTTTCGTCAATCCCTACGAGGGCGACAAGCTTCTGGTAGGCACCACGGATATTGTCTATGAAGGTGATCCGGACAAGGTGGCGATCGATGACAATGAAATCGACTACCTGCTGGGGGTGGTCAACCGCTACTTTGCCGAGCCATACAGCCGTGACGATATCCTCGACAGCTTCTCCGGCATTCGTCCCTTGTTCGATGACTCGCGGGAGAACCCCTCGGCGGTGACTCGGGATTATGTCTTCGATATCACCGATGAAGACGGTAAAGCGCCACTGTTGTCAGTGTTCGGCGGCAAGATCACGACCTATCGCAAGCTGGCAGAGCATGGCCTGGAAAAACTGCGCCCCTATTTCCCGGAGATGGGCGAGGCCTGGAATGACGCTTCTCCTTTGCCCGGCGGCGACATGCCCGGGGCTGATTTCGACGCCTTTCTTGCTGGTCTGGAACATGATTACCCTTGGCTTGAGCATGCCACGCTCAAGCGTTATGCGCGCCTGTATGGCACTATCGCCCGGCAGATTCTGGGGGAAGCCAAGGGCTATGAGGACCTCGGGGAGCAGCTCGGGGCGGATCTATACGCGCGGGAAGCACGCTACCTGATGGAGCAGGAGTGGGCTTGCACGGCAGAAGACATGCTTGAGCGGCGCACCAAGCTGTACCTGGTAATGAATGATGAAGAGGTTGCCCGGGTCAGGGCTTGGGCGAAAGCACAGAAAAGTGCGGCTGATAGGGTAACGATAAAGGAGAAAAGGCGCGTGGTCAGTGAATAA
- a CDS encoding FGGY-family carbohydrate kinase gives MPSTVPASLETDVIIGLDAGTSVIKAVAFDGQGKELAKSQCSNQLHQSASGGVEQSLSGTWDAALTTLTTLLGEHPQLVPRLAAIAVTGQGDGTWMIDAEGHPVGNALLWLDKRSSDIVAHWRATRTGPEAYRRTGTGLNQSLQSGQLAWLETHHPEQMAKAATVFHCKDWLYFCLTGERATDPAEALWTYGDYRSGDYSEEVLEGFGLSRYRDLLPPIVDGSQEHAALNADVARAIGVRAGLPVVLAPVDMLATALGAGVYEPGKRVACSIIGSTGAHLTVREDMRDVVLSNQSCYTMPCVAPQTWVQLCSNMAATLNLEWFLKGLNEMLEALGETPLNAEGLLPRLDDALARTEPGRVIYHPFISTNGERGPFFNPRARAQFLGLDSGTHQLHMVRAIYEGVAFAARDCYHALEAHPEELRLTGGAARSRTLCSILAAVMGVPVRTLTRDETGAAGAAMVASLSLGHHRTLADACQTWVTPFLAEERVMPDPDLQNLYERMFGVYRRSYANADGFWRHFERVTAEF, from the coding sequence ATGCCAAGCACAGTGCCAGCTTCGCTGGAAACCGATGTGATCATCGGCCTGGATGCCGGTACCTCGGTGATCAAGGCCGTGGCTTTTGATGGCCAGGGCAAGGAACTGGCCAAGTCTCAATGCAGTAATCAGCTTCATCAGTCCGCTTCGGGCGGGGTGGAGCAGAGCCTTTCCGGCACCTGGGATGCCGCCTTGACCACGCTCACCACATTGCTCGGGGAGCATCCGCAACTGGTGCCTCGCCTGGCAGCCATTGCCGTGACCGGTCAGGGCGATGGCACCTGGATGATCGACGCCGAAGGTCATCCTGTGGGGAATGCCTTGCTCTGGCTCGACAAGCGTTCCAGCGACATCGTTGCCCACTGGCGTGCCACGCGGACTGGCCCCGAAGCCTATCGGCGCACGGGAACAGGGCTCAACCAGTCACTGCAGAGCGGCCAACTGGCCTGGCTCGAGACACATCATCCTGAGCAGATGGCCAAGGCCGCCACGGTCTTCCACTGCAAGGACTGGCTGTACTTCTGTCTCACTGGAGAGCGTGCCACCGATCCGGCGGAAGCGCTGTGGACCTATGGCGACTACCGTAGTGGCGACTATAGCGAAGAGGTGCTGGAAGGCTTCGGCCTGTCCCGCTATCGCGACCTGTTGCCTCCCATCGTCGATGGCAGTCAGGAGCATGCTGCGCTGAATGCTGACGTGGCCCGAGCCATTGGCGTACGAGCGGGGCTTCCGGTGGTGCTGGCGCCGGTGGACATGCTGGCTACGGCATTGGGTGCCGGTGTCTATGAGCCGGGCAAGCGTGTGGCCTGCAGCATCATCGGCAGCACCGGGGCGCATCTCACCGTGCGCGAGGACATGCGTGATGTCGTGCTCAGCAACCAGTCCTGCTACACCATGCCCTGTGTGGCGCCGCAAACCTGGGTTCAGCTGTGCTCGAACATGGCGGCGACGCTCAATCTTGAATGGTTCCTCAAGGGCTTGAACGAGATGCTCGAGGCCCTGGGGGAAACTCCGCTCAATGCGGAGGGTCTGCTGCCGCGCCTGGATGATGCTCTGGCCCGCACGGAACCAGGGCGGGTCATCTACCACCCTTTCATAAGTACCAATGGTGAGCGGGGTCCATTCTTCAACCCCCGCGCCCGGGCCCAATTCCTGGGGCTCGACAGTGGTACGCATCAGTTGCATATGGTGCGTGCCATCTATGAAGGCGTCGCTTTTGCTGCCCGTGATTGCTATCACGCACTGGAAGCACACCCGGAGGAGCTGCGTCTGACCGGGGGTGCGGCACGCTCCCGGACGCTATGCAGCATCCTTGCTGCTGTCATGGGGGTACCGGTGCGGACATTGACCCGGGATGAAACGGGGGCGGCGGGAGCCGCCATGGTGGCCAGCCTTAGTTTGGGCCATCACCGCACTCTGGCGGATGCCTGCCAGACCTGGGTGACGCCGTTCCTGGCAGAAGAAAGGGTCATGCCTGATCCCGACCTGCAGAACCTTTATGAGCGCATGTTCGGTGTCTATCGCCGTTCCTATGCCAATGCCGATGGTTTCTGGCGCCATTTCGAGCGCGTTACTGCCGAGTTTTAG
- a CDS encoding sugar-binding transcriptional regulator — MKPRPENHSEADLALRAAWLSYVGGYTQADIADRLGVSRMKVHRLVAMAHDMGAVQVFIEGSPEALILLEDGLKEKMDLETCIVVPELPAEAENAQANLGRAAAHYLKSRLESGGVDVLGLGWGRSLAEMVNCLPVMDCSAVRMVPVLGSVVRKMSLNPYDVIHRLVDKTGGEGYLLPVPLFADTAQHREVLMAQRSVQDVMGVAVQADLTMVGLGAVPDMGHSLLMELGEIDEAAAESLREAGAVAEILGQFLDAHGQRVECGINERALGLSMEQLRRHHIVAVAGGEEKVEAIRAVLASGLLKGLITDEAVARRILASADASSDSL, encoded by the coding sequence GTGAAACCGAGACCTGAAAACCATAGCGAAGCCGACTTGGCACTGCGTGCTGCGTGGCTGTCCTATGTAGGGGGTTATACCCAGGCCGATATTGCGGATCGCCTTGGGGTATCGCGGATGAAGGTCCACCGCCTGGTGGCCATGGCCCATGACATGGGCGCCGTGCAGGTCTTTATCGAAGGATCGCCGGAAGCCCTGATCCTCCTGGAGGATGGACTCAAGGAGAAGATGGACCTCGAAACTTGCATCGTGGTGCCGGAGCTGCCTGCCGAGGCAGAAAATGCCCAGGCCAATCTGGGGCGTGCTGCCGCGCATTACCTGAAATCTCGCCTGGAATCTGGGGGTGTGGACGTACTGGGTCTGGGCTGGGGGCGCAGTCTGGCAGAGATGGTCAATTGCCTGCCGGTGATGGATTGCTCCGCCGTACGCATGGTGCCAGTGCTCGGCAGCGTGGTGCGCAAGATGTCCCTCAACCCTTATGACGTCATCCACCGGCTGGTCGACAAGACCGGTGGCGAAGGCTATCTGCTGCCCGTGCCGCTGTTCGCCGATACCGCCCAGCATCGCGAAGTGCTGATGGCTCAGCGCAGTGTCCAGGATGTGATGGGGGTTGCTGTGCAGGCTGACTTGACCATGGTCGGGCTCGGTGCCGTACCGGACATGGGGCATTCGTTGTTGATGGAACTGGGGGAGATCGACGAGGCCGCCGCGGAGAGCCTGCGCGAAGCGGGAGCCGTGGCCGAGATCCTGGGCCAGTTTCTGGATGCGCATGGACAGCGTGTCGAGTGCGGCATCAATGAGCGTGCTCTGGGATTGTCCATGGAGCAACTCCGTCGCCACCACATCGTTGCGGTAGCCGGGGGAGAAGAGAAAGTCGAGGCGATCCGCGCAGTGCTGGCCAGCGGTCTGCTCAAGGGGTTGATCACCGACGAAGCCGTTGCTCGCCGGATTCTCGCCTCAGCAGACGCTTCATCAGACTCCCTATAA
- a CDS encoding hydroxypyruvate isomerase family protein, with protein sequence MLKFATNLTFMFTEVPFLERFAMAREAGFRYVEFHNPYPFCTDTDTIRAAAESAGVQIAHFNLPGGDWEAGERGIAVLPQRSEEFRQGVSSTIATAQRLGCRQLNCPLGYPDGQTSAQQQQHTLIDNLRYAAQATQDAGITLLVEPLNPITHPGYPLVNTTQAIALLEQVDHPNLMIQHDFYQMQRSEGELTATLNRYLDRIGFIQLADNPGRHEPGSGEINYRHLFAELERLKFDRLISLEYSPRTSTLESLGWIEEYGLSLAH encoded by the coding sequence ATGCTCAAGTTCGCCACCAACCTCACCTTCATGTTCACTGAGGTGCCTTTCCTGGAACGCTTCGCCATGGCGCGCGAGGCCGGTTTCCGTTATGTGGAGTTCCACAACCCTTATCCATTCTGCACAGACACCGACACCATCCGCGCGGCGGCAGAAAGTGCCGGTGTCCAGATAGCCCACTTCAACCTGCCTGGCGGAGACTGGGAAGCAGGAGAGCGTGGCATCGCGGTACTGCCCCAGCGCAGCGAGGAGTTTCGCCAAGGCGTCTCCAGCACCATTGCGACAGCCCAGCGCCTGGGTTGTCGCCAGCTCAACTGTCCGCTGGGCTATCCCGATGGGCAAACCTCTGCACAGCAACAGCAACACACCTTGATCGACAACCTGCGTTACGCGGCTCAAGCCACACAGGACGCGGGTATCACACTGCTGGTCGAGCCACTCAACCCGATCACCCACCCAGGCTATCCCCTGGTCAATACGACCCAGGCCATTGCGCTGCTCGAACAAGTGGATCACCCCAACCTGATGATTCAGCACGATTTCTATCAGATGCAGCGCTCTGAAGGGGAACTGACCGCCACCTTGAATCGTTACCTCGATCGCATCGGTTTCATTCAACTGGCCGACAACCCTGGGCGCCACGAACCCGGCAGCGGGGAAATCAACTACCGCCACCTGTTTGCCGAACTTGAACGGCTCAAGTTCGACCGGCTGATTTCTCTGGAATACAGCCCACGCACCAGCACGCTCGAGTCCCTGGGCTGGATCGAGGAATACGGCCTGTCACTCGCCCACTGA
- a CDS encoding triose-phosphate isomerase has product MTTPNATFWIGTSWKMNKNLSEAAHYVEQIAQARIFHDPRLQGFVIPPFTALAQVCRDLAGSPIKVGAQNMHWAESGAFTGEVSPGMVADCGATIVELGHSERREYFAENDIDLNRKVHAALNKGLTPLLCVGETSEEKALGAAAETVVRQCRMALAGVDGHDLDRVLIAYEPVWAIGENGVPASAEYAAHMHRQIRQSLPTNSRGEPLTVLYGGSVNAENCEELAALDDIGGLFIGRSAWQAEGLVDIATRALGARFGAHNMPTTNTA; this is encoded by the coding sequence ATGACAACGCCAAACGCAACATTTTGGATCGGCACCAGCTGGAAGATGAACAAGAACCTGAGCGAGGCTGCCCACTATGTCGAACAGATAGCCCAGGCCAGGATTTTCCATGATCCACGCCTGCAAGGGTTTGTGATCCCGCCCTTCACTGCCCTGGCCCAGGTGTGCCGTGATCTCGCTGGCAGTCCGATAAAAGTTGGTGCCCAGAACATGCATTGGGCAGAGAGCGGCGCCTTTACCGGCGAAGTCTCGCCAGGCATGGTCGCCGATTGCGGCGCCACGATCGTCGAGCTGGGCCACAGCGAACGACGCGAGTACTTCGCGGAAAACGATATCGACCTGAACCGCAAGGTCCACGCCGCCCTGAACAAAGGGCTGACCCCCTTGCTGTGCGTCGGTGAAACCAGCGAAGAAAAAGCCCTGGGCGCCGCTGCCGAAACGGTGGTACGCCAATGCCGCATGGCGCTGGCGGGTGTCGATGGCCATGACCTGGACCGGGTGTTGATTGCCTACGAACCCGTATGGGCCATTGGCGAGAACGGCGTCCCAGCCAGTGCCGAATATGCTGCCCACATGCATCGCCAGATCCGTCAGTCACTGCCGACCAACTCCCGGGGTGAACCGCTGACCGTGCTCTATGGAGGCAGCGTCAACGCCGAGAATTGCGAGGAACTGGCCGCACTGGACGATATTGGTGGCCTGTTCATCGGCCGTAGCGCCTGGCAGGCGGAAGGCTTGGTGGATATCGCCACCCGGGCATTGGGTGCACGTTTCGGTGCCCACAATATGCCCACGACCAACACAGCGTAA
- a CDS encoding DUF2291 family protein — MSTYASLSPLPTKKRRRVVGIAIVAVLLGAMALDTKIVKIGSEADSRQAGFSAESFGAEQFPLIRDDVSSRAVDAVTLANAISTDQQAASEQYGVATDIGPVMPVSFNGVVGEGKSGIYNIEVEGLPDSLGIRLQTGPAINGTDLRDATGTIKFGQFTNQIEYQNAGSAINNEMKKQLLADIDTSSLSGKSISVIGVFKLINPDNWLVTPVSLELQ; from the coding sequence ATGAGCACGTACGCCAGTCTCAGTCCGCTGCCCACGAAGAAGCGTCGGCGAGTTGTCGGAATCGCCATCGTTGCCGTGCTCCTTGGCGCCATGGCACTGGACACCAAGATCGTGAAAATCGGCTCCGAAGCAGATAGCCGCCAGGCAGGCTTTTCCGCCGAGAGCTTTGGTGCCGAACAGTTTCCATTGATTCGTGACGATGTCAGTTCCCGCGCGGTCGATGCCGTCACCCTGGCCAATGCCATCAGCACAGACCAGCAGGCCGCCAGCGAGCAATACGGTGTCGCCACCGATATCGGTCCTGTCATGCCGGTGTCATTCAACGGCGTCGTCGGAGAAGGCAAGTCCGGTATCTACAACATCGAGGTCGAAGGCCTGCCGGATTCCCTGGGCATTCGTCTGCAGACCGGCCCTGCCATCAACGGCACGGACCTGCGCGATGCGACCGGCACCATCAAGTTTGGCCAGTTCACCAACCAGATCGAGTATCAGAACGCCGGATCTGCCATCAACAACGAGATGAAGAAGCAATTGCTGGCGGACATTGACACCTCAAGCCTGAGCGGCAAGAGCATCAGCGTCATTGGGGTATTCAAGTTGATCAACCCAGACAACTGGCTCGTCACTCCGGTCAGTCTCGAACTCCAGTGA